The nucleotide window GCTGCTCTACGCCTTCGCCCTAGCCGTACCGCACCCAGAAGCACTCAAAATCCGAGACGACGTCGGCTTCTTCCAAGCAGTCAAAGCAGCCATCGTCAAAAACACCGAAACCAAACAACGCCAAACCCAAGACATAGACTCAGCCATAAAACAAATACTCTCCAAAGCCATCGTATCCGACCGAGTCGTCGACGTGTTCGCAGCGGCAGGACTCAAAAAACCCAACATAAGCATCCTCGACGAGGACTTTCTAGCCGAAATCAAAACCTTGCCCCAGAAAAACCTCGCCTTCGAAACCCTCAAACGCCTCTTAGCCGACGAAATCCGCTTCCGCCAACGCAAAAACCTCATCCAAGCCCGAAGCTTCGAAGAGCTCCTTGACAAAGCCATAAAATCCTACACTAACAAAAGCATAGAAACCGCGCAGGTCATCCAGCAACTCATAGACTTAGCCAGAAAAATTCGAGAGGAACAAAACAGAGGCACACAACTGAACCTGAGCGACGACGAGGTGGCATTCTACGATGCCTTGGCAAATCATCCGGGCGTTAAAGAAGTTATGGGCGATGAAACCCTCAAAACCATCGCCAGAGAACTCGTACAAACAATCAGAAACAACGTGCGCATTGACTGGACCCTGCGGGAAAGCGTGCAAGCTCAACTGCGCATTGCGGTTAAACGGATACTGCGAAAGTACGGGTATCCGCCTGATAAGCAGCAGAAAGCAACCGACACCGTGCTGGATCAGGCTAAGCTGCTAGCCAAAGACTGGGCAGAAACTAATGCGTGAAATATTTAGCGAAAGGTAACTGACAGCTTTTTAACACTTTTAAAAAAGCTCATATTAGTCATCCGAATTAACTTTGATATTATCCTTGCAACATAAACAGCGTTACATGGGGGAAGATAATGTCTGACGGCTGGCATGTTACTGCTATTAACATAACTAGATGGGTAGAGAACAATCAAAGAGAGGCACAGGAAATCCTTCCTCTGTTGATCAAAAGATTAATTTTTGCGAGCGTAAATGCCTCTTTGATTCGTTTTCCTTCTGGCGATAGCATTGTTCTACCTGGATGGGATGGTATACTCAAAACTGATAAAGGAAATGCCTTCATACCAACAGGCGACTCTGCATGGGAACTTAGTAATGAAAAAACCGTTAAAACCAAAGCAGATAGCGATTACCTTAAAAGAACCCAAAACCCCAGCGCCGTTGACAAAAAGAAAGCAACATTCGTTTTTGTAACAAGCCAACGATGGAGTGAACTTGCCAATTGGGTATCTGAGAAGAAATCAGAAGGGCAATGGGCTGATGTAAGAGCCTTATCGGCTGAAGAATTAGCAGATTGGCTTTCTCAGTGTCCTGCTGTTCATCGATGGTTTGCTAGGTTGATTGGAAATAGGCCAGAAGGTGTGTGGGATGCTGAACAAGCTTGGGAGGGTTGGTCGTTAGCGACCAAACCCCAGTGTAATACAAACTTAGTAATCGCGGGCAGAAATGACCAAGCTGATAATCTGGCAAACTTTATGTCGCAATCGCCGGAAATTATTGAGGTTTCATCTGATAATAAGGATGAAGCATATGCCTTTATTATCGCAAGTGTTAAAACACATCCGTGGCTATTACCTCGTTTGTTAGTTGTTAGAGATCAAAAAGAATGGGACCTCCTTATTCAAAATGATAATTCGCTGATTTTGGTACCTCTCTTCGATCCTTTACCCACACTTGGTCTGGCGGTTAAAAATGGACATTGGGTACTTCTTCCAGCTTTATCTCAGTTTAGTAAAAATGCAAAATTGTCTTTAAAAAGACCTAGTAAAGATCAACGTCTAAAAGCTCTTATTGAAATGGGCATACCAGAGGAAGCCGCTGAAGATATTGTAAATGATAGCAGACATCGGTTGCATATAATCCGTAGGCATTACATGATTGCTCAGGCAGGGCAGCAAAAGCCAGAATGGGCTGATTCTGAAAAAGCAGAAATAATGCTTGCAACATTGTTAGCTGGATCATGGTTATCTGACAATCCTAATGATCGCGAAAAGTTAGCCTATCTAGCCAATACTTCATATGACAAGTTGGAACAAACTTTAAACAAATGGCTAAATACAGGCGATTTTCCAGTAGAGCATCTTGGCAATAAATGGCAAGTAGTATCTGCTGTTGATTCTTGGCAATTTTTAAAACCCTTTGTAACCGACTCAATTTTGGACAGATTCGGCAAAGTAGCAGTTGAAGTTCTCAG belongs to Candidatus Bathyarchaeota archaeon and includes:
- a CDS encoding DUF3387 domain-containing protein, whose amino-acid sequence is TGIPQEQAVAMMLERYETTKAFFHGFDYRRFFDAQPKERITIIMEAMEQILKQENGKDRYLKETTTLLYAFALAVPHPEALKIRDDVGFFQAVKAAIVKNTETKQRQTQDIDSAIKQILSKAIVSDRVVDVFAAAGLKKPNISILDEDFLAEIKTLPQKNLAFETLKRLLADEIRFRQRKNLIQARSFEELLDKAIKSYTNKSIETAQVIQQLIDLARKIREEQNRGTQLNLSDDEVAFYDALANHPGVKEVMGDETLKTIARELVQTIRNNVRIDWTLRESVQAQLRIAVKRILRKYGYPPDKQQKATDTVLDQAKLLAKDWAETNA